In Lacrimispora indolis DSM 755, a genomic segment contains:
- the eam gene encoding glutamate 2,3-aminomutase gives MEKNKKRQVSIERAEELKGRIEDFLEARKGIPKGMDMEEKFVKRKAKILEILDATEENWNNYQWQLAHRITDIETISKIINISEEEKVRIKEVEKKFRWAVSPYYLSLADPDDRYDPIRLLSIPTYSELDDSYTDLDPMGEEYTNPAGSITRRYPDRLIINVTNECAMYCRHCQRRRNIGEKDVHGSRKMIQESIDYIRENEEIRDVLITGGDALCLSDEYLEWMIKQLKEISHVDYIRLGTRCLVTMPQRITDQLCSMLKKYHPIYINTHFNHPIEITEASKAACEKLADSGIVLGNQAVLLNGINNDKYIMRVLNHELLKCRVRPYYIFHAKHVQGTAHFNTSIEDGIEIMEYLRGYTSGMAIPTFIVNAPMGQGKTPIFPNYIVSRGPGYVQLRTWEGNIVKYEDHETKNIRDYLEF, from the coding sequence ATGGAAAAAAACAAAAAACGACAGGTATCAATTGAAAGGGCAGAGGAATTAAAAGGAAGGATCGAAGATTTTTTAGAGGCCCGGAAGGGGATTCCAAAGGGAATGGATATGGAAGAAAAGTTCGTTAAAAGGAAAGCCAAAATATTAGAGATATTGGATGCCACGGAAGAAAACTGGAATAATTATCAGTGGCAGCTTGCCCATAGAATAACGGATATTGAAACCATTAGCAAGATCATTAACATAAGTGAAGAAGAAAAAGTGCGCATTAAAGAAGTTGAGAAAAAATTCAGATGGGCTGTATCTCCGTATTATTTAAGTTTAGCTGACCCGGATGACAGATATGACCCTATACGGTTATTATCAATTCCAACCTATAGTGAATTGGATGATTCCTACACCGACCTTGATCCCATGGGCGAAGAATATACAAATCCGGCAGGCAGTATCACGAGACGTTATCCGGACCGGTTAATTATTAATGTGACCAATGAGTGTGCCATGTACTGCAGACATTGCCAGAGAAGAAGGAATATTGGAGAGAAAGATGTCCATGGGTCCCGTAAAATGATTCAGGAATCCATTGATTATATAAGAGAAAATGAAGAAATCAGAGATGTGCTGATCACCGGAGGGGATGCGCTTTGTCTTTCTGATGAGTACCTTGAGTGGATGATAAAGCAGCTGAAAGAGATTTCCCATGTTGATTATATCCGCCTGGGTACCAGGTGCCTGGTGACCATGCCTCAAAGGATCACGGATCAATTATGCTCCATGTTAAAAAAATATCATCCGATCTATATTAATACTCATTTCAATCATCCCATAGAGATTACCGAGGCATCAAAAGCGGCATGTGAAAAACTGGCTGACTCCGGAATCGTTCTGGGAAATCAGGCTGTATTGTTAAATGGAATCAACAATGATAAGTACATCATGCGAGTGCTCAATCATGAACTGCTCAAATGCAGGGTAAGGCCTTACTACATCTTTCATGCAAAGCATGTTCAGGGAACCGCTCATTTTAATACATCCATTGAAGACGGCATAGAGATCATGGAATACTTACGGGGCTATACTTCGGGCATGGCAATTCCCACGTTTATAGTAAATGCTCCCATGGGACAAGGAAAAACGCCGATCTTTCCCAATTACATTGTTTCCCGGGGGCCAGGCTATGTTCAGCTGAGAACCTGGGAAGGAAATATCGTTAAATATGAAGACCATGAAACAAAGAATATCCGGGATTACCTTGAATTTTAA
- a CDS encoding Cof-type HAD-IIB family hydrolase encodes MIRLVASDMDGTLLNRFGKISSLNIAAIEALRRKNINFVVCTGRSFADASLPLKEAGISCDIICMNGAAVFDSRGRQMRKQPLLKKQVNRILSICRPFSVLYDFMTEEGSCTTSTMEEFRKSFEDKIFLPMVSDEHTYESIVQRFHFTTEEVILGSSWDIYKMSVVHEDPEVLKQIRFSLEMEEGISVASSAPSNLELTHIRAQKGSALMEYAANTEVRPREILAMGDSENDLSMLNLPLGYTIAMGNATELIKRKARLITRSNDEDGVAVAIDALILSEAAAVY; translated from the coding sequence ATGATACGATTAGTAGCATCTGACATGGATGGAACTCTTTTAAACCGATTTGGAAAGATATCCTCCTTAAACATTGCCGCCATTGAAGCTCTCAGGCGGAAAAATATCAATTTTGTAGTCTGCACAGGCAGAAGCTTTGCAGACGCTTCCCTGCCCTTAAAAGAAGCCGGAATTTCCTGCGATATCATCTGCATGAACGGCGCCGCCGTTTTTGACAGCAGAGGGAGGCAGATGCGGAAACAGCCTCTGTTAAAAAAACAGGTTAACCGCATACTCAGCATTTGCCGTCCATTTTCGGTTCTTTATGATTTTATGACAGAAGAGGGAAGCTGCACCACCTCCACCATGGAAGAATTCCGTAAAAGCTTTGAGGATAAGATTTTTCTTCCAATGGTTTCTGATGAGCATACGTATGAATCAATTGTACAGCGGTTTCATTTCACCACAGAAGAAGTGATTCTGGGTTCTTCCTGGGATATTTATAAAATGTCTGTTGTCCATGAAGATCCGGAAGTCTTAAAACAGATTCGCTTTTCCCTGGAAATGGAGGAAGGGATCTCCGTTGCTTCATCCGCTCCCTCCAATTTGGAACTGACCCATATAAGGGCGCAGAAGGGGTCCGCCCTTATGGAATATGCGGCAAACACTGAAGTCCGCCCCAGGGAAATCCTTGCAATGGGGGACAGTGAAAACGATCTTTCCATGCTGAACCTTCCCTTAGGATATACCATTGCCATGGGCAATGCTACGGAACTGATTAAACGCAAAGCACGTCTCATAACCAGAAGCAACGACGAAGATGGAGTTGCTGTTGCAATAGACGCCCTGATCCTCTCTGAAGCAGCCGCTGTCTATTGA
- a CDS encoding glycerophosphodiester phosphodiesterase, translating to MRTKVWAHRGASAYAPENTLEAFELAIRQKADGIELDIQMTKDGKLAVIHDETIDRLWDGSGYVKDFTMEELKAFRCGRLWPEFNSSAIPELREVLALVKPSGLTVNIELKTGVFRYKGIEKEALKQVKKAGMEERVIYSSFHHPSIIKVKKLDHKALTGLLFSDGFINVPAYAKLIGADALHPSLNHLRSKKLVRKAKKKKLPLHVWTVNDKDMMEYLADQEIEVIITDYPDIAKEIVDKKGKLHDTISSI from the coding sequence ATGAGAACAAAGGTTTGGGCTCACAGAGGCGCTTCTGCTTATGCGCCGGAAAATACGCTGGAGGCTTTTGAACTGGCCATCAGGCAGAAAGCCGATGGAATTGAACTGGATATACAGATGACAAAGGATGGAAAACTGGCCGTAATACACGATGAAACCATTGACCGCCTCTGGGATGGAAGCGGTTATGTAAAGGATTTCACCATGGAAGAGCTGAAAGCCTTTCGCTGCGGCAGGCTCTGGCCGGAATTTAACAGCTCAGCCATTCCGGAGCTGAGAGAGGTATTGGCGCTTGTAAAACCTTCCGGTCTCACTGTCAATATTGAACTGAAAACAGGAGTTTTCCGTTACAAGGGAATTGAGAAAGAAGCATTAAAGCAGGTAAAAAAAGCCGGAATGGAGGAGCGGGTCATCTATTCCTCCTTCCATCACCCCAGCATCATAAAGGTGAAGAAATTAGATCACAAGGCTCTGACAGGTCTACTTTTCTCGGACGGTTTTATCAATGTACCGGCTTATGCAAAATTAATAGGGGCAGACGCACTTCATCCGTCCTTAAACCACCTCCGGTCCAAGAAGCTGGTCAGGAAAGCGAAGAAAAAGAAGCTTCCCCTTCACGTATGGACCGTAAATGACAAAGACATGATGGAATACCTTGCAGATCAGGAGATCGAAGTCATAATTACCGATTATCCTGACATTGCAAAAGAAATTGTAGATAAGAAAGGAAAATTACATGATACGATTAGTAGCATCTGA
- a CDS encoding MFS transporter, producing MNSSIANWKRNFYTIWSGQAISQFSSSVLQFAIVWYLTDKTGSALILSAAMMAGFLPQGVLGPFIGVFIDRYNRKIIMIASDLLIASAGFAMIVAEQTGGLSTELILFVLLIRSIGSAFHTPCLQAATPQIVPEDQLTRCSGYSQALESVSQLSGPALAAVLYQSWSLSGTIFLDVIGALIAVFTLVISEIPKLNHNENAEKIHILSEAKEGLQILYTRKGMLGLVLISTLYTLALMPASALFPLMSMSYFNGTSTNASVVEIVFSVGLLIGSLILGRWGGTKNRIYTIIGSFLLMSFSLFVSGFLLPEDFFVFAVCSFLMGISGPFYWGMYTPLLQSNFEAKYLGRIMSLSASIRLISGPIGLSVSGVFAEKYGVEKWFLIAGALVLIASSLCLVLPSVRNCDINQ from the coding sequence ATGAATTCATCCATAGCAAACTGGAAGCGAAATTTTTATACGATATGGTCCGGCCAGGCCATTTCTCAATTTTCAAGCTCTGTTCTCCAATTCGCGATTGTATGGTATTTGACTGATAAGACCGGTTCTGCTTTGATTTTATCCGCTGCAATGATGGCAGGGTTCCTGCCGCAGGGAGTTTTAGGCCCTTTCATAGGTGTATTTATTGACCGCTATAATAGAAAGATTATTATGATTGCGTCTGACCTGCTCATTGCTTCAGCCGGTTTTGCCATGATCGTTGCGGAGCAGACGGGGGGTTTGTCAACAGAACTTATTTTATTCGTTTTACTGATTCGCTCCATCGGTTCTGCCTTTCACACTCCTTGTCTTCAGGCAGCAACTCCACAGATTGTTCCGGAGGACCAACTTACAAGGTGTTCCGGATACTCTCAGGCTCTGGAATCTGTTTCTCAATTATCTGGTCCGGCCTTAGCGGCAGTTCTCTATCAGTCATGGAGCTTAAGCGGTACCATTTTCCTTGATGTCATTGGAGCATTGATTGCAGTATTCACCTTGGTAATATCAGAAATCCCCAAATTAAATCACAATGAAAATGCAGAAAAAATACATATTTTAAGTGAAGCAAAAGAAGGCTTACAAATACTTTATACAAGAAAAGGAATGCTGGGCTTAGTGTTGATAAGTACGCTTTATACTTTGGCGTTGATGCCGGCCAGTGCATTGTTTCCGCTAATGAGTATGTCTTACTTTAATGGAACCAGTACAAATGCAAGTGTAGTTGAAATTGTATTTTCTGTTGGTCTGCTTATCGGCTCTTTGATCTTAGGCAGATGGGGCGGAACTAAAAATAGAATTTATACGATTATTGGTTCTTTTCTGCTCATGAGTTTTAGTTTGTTTGTGTCCGGATTTTTACTGCCGGAAGACTTTTTTGTCTTTGCTGTCTGCTCCTTTTTAATGGGAATATCCGGTCCGTTTTATTGGGGAATGTATACCCCATTGCTGCAAAGTAACTTTGAAGCGAAGTATTTAGGCCGGATCATGTCCCTTTCTGCCAGCATCCGGTTAATAAGCGGTCCAATAGGCCTTTCCGTTTCCGGAGTTTTTGCAGAGAAATACGGGGTTGAAAAGTGGTTTCTGATTGCTGGGGCGCTGGTACTGATTGCCTCATCCCTATGTCTTGTCCTGCCGTCAGTGAGGAATTGTGATATAAATCAGTAA
- a CDS encoding C40 family peptidase: MNLKKPVRVQILAAMFMALTGVCLCTYSQSYPSPYDKLKIIPAAETILPVKAELMETPAETATAAEAPAPFVPSLDAFNLAFLYGEGDSQEKSLGTEAAEALSRRESDWLASIYQLANESPEQVALSLGMTAGQLKGLSFNKIHITFYDENGRSISPQSNIQEIMAMANTYFYYTAPEDYDAFLDYALKLWESSHSFQYSISDIYDCGGSLEEKPAAVQSEQTATPAQADMEEIPQSSAVPETASDSSDASSDTQEAKGTEPAKEIGPGIALREAAAAAAEAEGETPAETEAPLPSTCPGHVDLHVKAVIAGLSDSKKGLFSLDSLGNETTEGSSWKGWTEENKACTFELAKQDWTERYGFTLSPSFITNPLSYEEIDSYMSRLPENLSEDRKKLIRYALSSVGRVPYYWGGKPSSAGYDKNSFGSLISPDEKGRSMKGLDCSGWISWVYWSALNKRLSCESTGGLASCGTPTQRNDLQPGDIILKTGDDAHVVMFFCWESNGNMTVIHESSALVNNVTISTMDANWPYCRKLID, encoded by the coding sequence ATGAATTTGAAAAAACCGGTCAGAGTACAGATTTTAGCCGCCATGTTTATGGCTCTTACGGGAGTGTGCCTTTGCACATATTCCCAATCTTACCCTTCACCTTACGATAAACTGAAGATCATACCTGCAGCAGAAACCATCCTTCCGGTAAAAGCCGAATTAATGGAAACTCCAGCAGAAACGGCAACAGCAGCAGAAGCACCTGCTCCTTTTGTCCCTTCTCTTGATGCATTTAATCTTGCATTTCTTTATGGAGAAGGAGACAGCCAGGAAAAAAGCCTGGGAACAGAAGCGGCAGAAGCCCTTTCCCGCAGGGAATCGGATTGGCTGGCTTCCATTTACCAACTGGCCAATGAAAGCCCTGAGCAGGTTGCTTTAAGCCTGGGAATGACCGCAGGCCAATTAAAGGGGCTTTCTTTTAACAAAATCCATATCACCTTTTACGATGAAAACGGAAGATCCATTTCTCCTCAGTCCAATATTCAGGAAATTATGGCAATGGCCAATACATATTTTTATTATACAGCACCGGAGGATTATGATGCTTTTTTAGATTATGCCCTTAAGCTGTGGGAAAGCTCTCACAGCTTCCAATATTCCATCAGCGATATTTATGATTGCGGCGGTTCCCTGGAGGAAAAGCCTGCTGCAGTCCAATCAGAGCAAACAGCCACGCCTGCCCAGGCAGATATGGAAGAGATTCCCCAATCCTCTGCCGTACCGGAGACCGCCTCAGACAGTTCAGATGCTTCCAGTGATACTCAAGAGGCCAAAGGAACAGAACCTGCAAAGGAAATCGGCCCTGGCATCGCACTTAGGGAAGCTGCCGCTGCGGCTGCAGAAGCTGAAGGGGAAACTCCCGCAGAGACAGAAGCGCCCTTGCCTTCCACCTGTCCCGGACATGTGGATCTTCATGTTAAAGCGGTGATTGCAGGGCTTTCCGATTCCAAGAAAGGATTATTTTCCCTTGATTCCCTTGGGAATGAAACAACGGAAGGGAGCAGCTGGAAGGGATGGACGGAGGAAAACAAAGCCTGTACTTTTGAACTTGCAAAACAGGACTGGACAGAACGCTATGGTTTCACTCTTTCCCCTTCATTTATTACAAATCCTCTTTCCTATGAGGAAATTGACAGTTACATGAGCCGCCTTCCTGAGAATCTTTCAGAAGACCGGAAAAAACTGATCCGTTATGCATTGTCTTCCGTGGGAAGAGTTCCTTATTACTGGGGCGGAAAACCGTCATCTGCAGGCTATGATAAAAACTCTTTCGGCTCCCTGATATCACCGGATGAAAAAGGCCGTTCTATGAAAGGGCTGGACTGTTCCGGCTGGATCAGCTGGGTATACTGGTCCGCTCTTAACAAGCGTTTGTCCTGTGAGAGCACAGGAGGCCTGGCTTCCTGCGGAACCCCCACTCAGAGAAATGACTTACAGCCAGGCGATATCATTTTAAAGACAGGAGACGACGCCCATGTGGTCATGTTTTTCTGCTGGGAAAGCAACGGAAATATGACAGTGATCCACGAGTCCAGCGCATTGGTTAATAATGTTACGATTTCAACCATGGATGCAAACTGGCCGTACTGCAGAAAGCTGATTGACTGA
- a CDS encoding LCP family protein codes for MDYEDELDRMRARKKREGSKKNGSADRAQSGERKHQPHTVKGDRTYYSTGDGRNPRVRYNGPQKNAKHKADKKRKRKHKQRVILVELAVLALVLLAGFFLFRQRTHQKGFWTIAVFGVDSRDGTLEKGALSDVEMICNIDKATGEIKLVSVYRDTYLKINSKGTYHKINEAYFKGGHKQAVDALNENLDLNIDDYATFNWKAVADAINILGGVDLEITDSEFAYINGFITETVNSTGIGSYQLKKAGMNHLDGVQAVAYARLRLMDTDFNRTERQRKVVNLAMEKAKKADFGTLSTLVSTVFPQISTSIGMNDVLSIAKGISKYHIGETAGFPFSRTTMKIGRMDCVIPSTLESNVVQLHQFLYNKEDYSPSSAVKKISEKISQESGITEPGKNAPSGGNSGGKKKGDSSAPKETAPAQTEAATEESVKETTEESTKETIPETTEQEETEVPTNDDGSLIGPGANIKETKEEKKPEKKTEKETEKEIKTREEPGESAEEQSGPGAGGEIGPGV; via the coding sequence ATGGATTATGAGGATGAATTAGACCGCATGCGGGCCCGCAAAAAGCGGGAGGGCAGCAAAAAAAACGGAAGTGCAGACAGAGCGCAGTCCGGGGAAAGAAAGCATCAGCCGCATACGGTAAAAGGGGACAGGACCTATTATAGTACAGGTGATGGAAGAAACCCACGTGTCCGCTATAACGGGCCGCAAAAAAATGCCAAACATAAGGCGGATAAAAAGCGGAAGCGTAAACATAAGCAGAGAGTAATACTGGTGGAGCTTGCAGTTCTGGCTCTGGTACTGCTTGCCGGATTTTTCCTGTTTCGCCAGCGCACCCATCAGAAAGGATTTTGGACCATTGCCGTTTTCGGTGTGGATTCCAGAGACGGAACTCTGGAAAAGGGCGCCTTATCTGATGTGGAAATGATCTGTAACATTGATAAAGCTACGGGCGAAATAAAACTGGTATCGGTTTACAGGGATACATATTTAAAGATCAACAGCAAAGGAACCTATCACAAGATCAATGAGGCTTATTTTAAAGGCGGCCATAAACAGGCAGTTGATGCGCTAAATGAAAATCTGGATCTTAACATAGACGATTATGCCACATTTAACTGGAAAGCCGTTGCCGATGCCATTAATATTCTTGGCGGAGTCGACTTGGAAATTACGGATTCAGAATTCGCCTATATCAACGGTTTTATTACTGAAACTGTTAATTCCACGGGAATCGGCTCTTATCAGTTAAAAAAGGCCGGAATGAACCATTTGGATGGGGTACAAGCTGTGGCCTATGCCAGACTCCGCCTTATGGATACGGATTTTAACAGGACGGAGCGGCAGCGTAAGGTGGTGAACCTTGCCATGGAGAAAGCGAAAAAGGCTGATTTCGGCACCCTCAGCACCCTGGTTTCTACCGTATTTCCACAAATATCTACCAGCATCGGTATGAACGATGTCCTGTCCATAGCAAAGGGCATCAGCAAATACCATATAGGAGAAACAGCCGGTTTCCCATTTTCACGGACCACCATGAAGATCGGAAGGATGGATTGCGTTATTCCCTCCACATTGGAGAGCAATGTCGTCCAGCTTCATCAGTTCCTGTATAACAAAGAGGATTATTCACCGTCTTCAGCTGTAAAAAAGATAAGCGAAAAAATCTCTCAGGAAAGCGGCATCACAGAACCTGGAAAGAATGCTCCATCCGGCGGAAATTCAGGCGGCAAGAAAAAAGGTGATTCTTCTGCTCCAAAGGAGACTGCACCTGCACAAACAGAGGCTGCCACAGAAGAAAGTGTGAAAGAGACCACAGAAGAAAGTACAAAAGAAACAATTCCGGAAACAACGGAGCAGGAGGAAACGGAAGTCCCAACAAACGATGACGGAAGCCTGATCGGACCTGGAGCCAATATAAAGGAAACAAAGGAAGAGAAGAAACCGGAGAAAAAAACAGAAAAGGAAACAGAAAAGGAAATAAAAACAAGAGAAGAACCCGGAGAAAGTGCGGAAGAGCAGTCTGGTCCGGGAGCTGGAGGTGAGATCGGTCCAGGAGTATAG